A single region of the Nicotiana sylvestris chromosome 6, ASM39365v2, whole genome shotgun sequence genome encodes:
- the LOC138870129 gene encoding uncharacterized protein — protein MFRITSKLKLCGDTITDYDMLEKTFTTFHDSNMVLQQQYREKGFKKYSELISLLLVAERNNDLLMRNHENRPTGSTPLPEVDEVYSHYAKRGQGRGPIRGRGHGRGRGHGQGRNFLGVNHLPKKNNHQKWKGKDEKPKADGSETECYRCGGKCHWINICRVPRHLVSFIKHL, from the coding sequence atgttcagaattacttctaaattgaaactctgtggagatactatcactgattatgatatgcttgaaaaaacgttCACAACGTTTCATGACTCCAATATGGTCTTGCAACAGCAATATAGAGAGAAAGGTTTCAAAAAGTACTCTGagttgatttctcttctccttGTGGCTGAGCGAAACAATGATTTGCTCATGAGAAATCACGAAAATCGACCCACTGGGTCTACACCATTGCCTGAAGTGGATGAGGTGTATTCCCATTATGCTAAGCGTGGACAAGGCCGTGGCCCTATTCGtggtcgtggtcatggtcgtggccGTGGCCATGGACAAGGAAGAAATTTTCTTGGTGTTAATCACCTCCCAAAGAAAAATAACCACCAAAAGTGGAAAGGGAAAGATGAGAAACCAAAGGCAGATGGTTCAGAAACCGAATGTTATCGTTGCGGTGGAAAATGCCATTGGATAAATATTTGTCGTGTACCAAGACATTTGgtgagctttatcaagcatctctaa
- the LOC104240277 gene encoding repetitive proline-rich cell wall protein 1, with protein sequence MESSKITCLLFISMLFLSSFTPILGCGYCGKPSHKPKKPKTPSPSIKPPINLPPIGIPPIVKPPINLPPVVPPVIKPPIGIPPVTVPPVVKPPINLPPVVPPVIKPPIGIPPVTVPPVVKPPINLPPVVPPVIKPPIGIPPVTVPPVVKPPINLPPVVPPVIKPPIGIPPVTVPPVLKPPIGLPPIVKPPINLPPIGIPPVTVPPVITPSPKGKPCPPPPTTKATCPIDTLKLGACVDLLGGLVHIGIGDPAVNECCPILHGLVELEAAACLCTTLKVKLLNLKIFVPLALQLLVTCGKTPPPGYTCSL encoded by the coding sequence ATGGAGTCATCTAAAATAACATGTCTTCTTTTCATTTCCATGCTTTTCCTTTCTTCATTCACTCCCATTCTTGGTTGTGGATATTGTGGAAAACCCTCTCACAAACCCAAAAAACCCAAAACTCCCTCTCCAAGTATTAAACCCCCTATCAACTTGCCACCCATTGGAATTCCACCGATTGTAAAACCACCTATCAACTTGCCACCTGTTGTTCCACCAGTTATTAAGCCGCCCATCGGAATTCCACCAGTGACAGTTCCACCAGTTGTAAAACCTCCCATCAACTTGCCACCAGTTGTTCCACCAGTTATTAAGCCACCTATCGGAATTCCACCAGTGACAGTTCCACCAGTTGTAAAACCTCCCATCAACTTGCCACCAGTTGTTCCACCAGTTATTAAGCCACCTATCGGAATTCCACCAGTTACAGTTCCACCAGTTGTAAAACCTCCCATCAACTTGCCGCCCGTCGTTCCACCCGTTATTAAGCCACCTATCGGAATTCCACCAGTGACAGTTCCACCAGTTCTGAAGCCACCAATTGGTTTACCACCTATTGTAAAACCTCCTATTAACTTGCCACCTATCGGAATTCCACCCGTGACAGTTCCACCAGTTATTACACCATCCCCTAAAGGAAAACCATGCCCTCCACCACCAACAACAAAGGCAACATGCCCAATTGACACACTAAAACTTGGAGCTTGTGTAGATCTTCTTGGTGGTCTAGTTCATATTGGAATTGGTGACCCTGCTGTCAATGAATGTTGTCCAATTCTACATGGACTTGTTGAACTTGAAGCTGCTGCTTGCCTTTGTACAACACTTAAAGTCAAGCTTCTTAACCTAAAAATCTTTGTCCCTCTTGCTCTTCAGCTCCTTGTTACCTGTGGAAAGACTCCACCACCTGGATACACTTGCTCTCTCTAG